From a region of the Penaeus vannamei isolate JL-2024 chromosome 2, ASM4276789v1, whole genome shotgun sequence genome:
- the LOC113827182 gene encoding uncharacterized protein: MKQLSLLLMLTTIIATEAQAMNKCQELFKSVENVNTARYRNYCIEKYNLPMTVREGASDIEFILQYQKLNAEQKKTLTLCVFRKEGFLTSDEKFSPTAVKTQVTEALRRIEKSPERDEVTKAISTDACRLRDGDPDMIETLKFMICLKAACSTAETSQPDVELLPV; encoded by the exons ATGAAACAACTGTCGCTTTTGTTGATGCTGACGACGATCATAGCTACAGAAGCACAAG CCATGAATAAATGTCAAGAACTGTTTAAGTCAGTGGAGAACGTAAACACCGCCCGGTACAGGAACTATTGTATCGAAAAATACAACCTTCCCATGACAG TTCGTGAAGGAGCAAGCGATATCGAGTTCATTCTCCAGTATCAGAAGCTCAATGCAGAACAGAAAAAGACGTTAACTTTGTGCGTTTTCCGTAAAGAAGGATTTCTCACG aGTGACGAAAAGTTCAGCCCCACAGCTGTGAAGACGCAAGTGACGGAGGCGCTGCGGCGAATCGAAAAATCTCCGGAAAGAGATGAAGTGACAAAAGCCATTTCGACAGATGCGTGCCGTTTACGAGATGGCGATCCCGAC ATGATAGAAACCCTCAAGTTCATGATATGCTTGAAGGCAGCATGTTCGACAGCAGAGACTTCCCAACCTGATGTGGAATTACTTCCGGTATGA